The nucleotide sequence CCTTTTTCAGATATTCTTCGGCCATTTCGGCAGAACCGGAAAAGCAGTGCAGCAGCGTAGGTCCATCGTGCTCAAAAAGAATCTCACGGGTTTCCAAAGCAGCTTCCCTGGAATGCACAACTATTTTCTTCCCGAGTTCCCGCGCCATTTCAAGCTGGCGGACAAAAACCGAGCGCTGCAGATCTCTTGGTGAATTATCATAATGATAGTCGAGCCCGATTTCACCTAATGCCAGAACCTTGGGATGCGAAAGCGCTGATTTCAGCCAGCTGTAATCATCTTCACTTATCCCTTTGGCTTCGTGTGGATGAAAACCGATCACAGCAAAAATGTTCGGATTTTTATCAGCAAGTTCGATGGTTTCCTGAGAGGATTTCCTGTCAAATCCCACATTGATCACAGTCTCCACTCCCGCTTCAGTGGCTCTTTTCAGTACATCCGTCAGGTCGGAGGCAAATTCGGACATGTTCAAATGCGCATGGGTGTCAATGAGCAGCATCTGCCAGCTTCGTCAATTCTTCCCCGGTAACGTGCAGTTTGATGCTGCCGCGATCATAGGCGCTGACAAAAGCCTCCACCACCCGCGGATCAAACTGGCTGCCCGAGCAGTTCCTGATCTCCTTCAAAGCTATCTCGACCGGCAGTCCCTTACGGTAAGGTCTGTCTGAAGTCATGGCGTCGAAAGTGTCCGCCACCGCTATGATGCGCGCACCGAGTGGAATCGCTTCACCCACCAAGCCATCAGGATATCCTTTTCCGTCGAAACGTTCGTGATGATGTCTGACCAGCAGGGTTACATCCTTGAGAAAATCAATGGATTTGAGTATCTCAAAGCCGATCACAGGATGCTTTTTAATGCTGCCGAATTCTTCATTGGTCAGCCGCCCGGGTTTATTAAGGATCTGCTCCATGACTCCGATTTTTCCGATGTCATGCAGCAGACCCGCATATTCAAGTTTTTCGATTTCAGCCTGTGATAATTTCATCTCCCGGGCGATCGGGATCGTATATTCAGTTACAGCTGTGGAATGCCCGCTCGTATATTTGTCTTTAGCGTCAATGGCTGCGGAAAGAGCCCTGACGGTCGAAATATAGCTCTTATGCATGTTTTCATACAGACTCGCGTTCTCGATGGCGATGGCAGCCTGGGAAGCCATGGTCATGGCCATTTCCAGGTCTGAGTCGTTGAATTCCCGTCCATTGATCTTATTGTTGACAGAGAGTACTCCGATCACTTCGTCCTTGATCTTCAGCGGCACGCAGACCAGCGAATTAGTCCGGTATTTTTTCTCCTGGCTCCTTACATGCGCAAATCGCGGATCTAGATCGATATCCTTGATCAGCAGGTTTTCACCAGTCTTAGCCACATATCCAACGATGCGGTCTCCGACCTTGATATTGGAGCGTTGAGCCACCTCTTCGGTCATTCCACGGTAAATCTTGGGAACCAGCAGCTGGTTTTCCTTGTCCAGCAGGAACAGCGTGACTATTTCAACTTTCAGGAGATTTGTGGCAATATCAAGGATCATGTTCAGCAGCCGTTCAAGGTCCAGAATTGAGTTGAGTGCTTTGGAGATGATCTGGAAATTGTTGATTTCGATCAGTTTTTCTTCGAGTTTCTGGTTGATGTCGATCAGGAAGGATTTGAGCTGTTTCACATCATAGAAAATATCGATCATCATGATGAAAAGAACTGAAAGCACAACGATTCTCTGGACGGAAAGCAGCGCAGGAGTGAAATCCGTGGTCAGAAAGATGAGTGAGAGCAGCTGGAAAAAGCCCAGTGCCACCAGATACCAGTCAATGTTCAGCGCCAGAGGGTTGAAAAGCAGGTTGTAAATCCTGACTTCTTTGCGCTTCAGGATCTGCAGGGCCAGGTAGAAAAAAAGCAGCAGAGAAATCAGCAGAGCGGCAATCCCCTGTCCTGACCGATAAAGGAGCAGACAGCTTTCCGCGGTCAGCAGAGAGAAGACGAAGATGATTGTAGCATGTAGTTTAGCCAAACGGCATCTCCAATTCACTCATTTTTAATAATCTCAGTGGAAAACTTGATTACCCGGTTTCTCCCATTTTCTTTAGCATAATAAAGAGACCTGTCCGCACATTCGATCAGGTTCTTCTTTTCGGTGGCGTCTTTCCCGTATTCCGACACGCCTATTGAAATCGTAATGGGGACCTTTTTCCCATCCACCATGAATTCATATTCTTCAACCGATTTCCGGATGCGTTCGGCCGGTATCATCGCCTCATCCTTACCGATTCCAGGGCAGATCACGGCAAACTCCTCGCCTCCGTAACGGGCAACCATGTCGAATTCCCTGACGCTGCTTTCCAGCAGTCTGGATACTGTCCGCAGCACCCTGTCTCCAACCTGATGTCCGTAAGTGTCGTTGAAGCTCTTGAAATGGTCGATGTCTGTAATCATCATCGAGAATGGCTTGTTGGAATACCTTGATCGCTCTATCTCGGAGTCCATTTTCTGCTGGAAATACTGATGGTTGTAAAGCTTGGTCAGCCCATCTGTGACCGCCTGGCGGTAAAGTTTGGCATTGTCGATGGCGATCGCTGCATGTATGCTGAGAGCCCTGAAAAGATCCAGGTCTTTTTTATCGAAGGAGTAGGCTACCTTCTTCCTGACATTCACTACTCCAAGAATTTTATCCTTGGCGATCAGCGGTGCAGACATCAGACACCCTTCTTCCACTGATCTGCCCTTGAGTTCAGCGAATCCAGGCTCTTTCTTGGTATCAAAGATAATCAGTTCTTTCCTGATCCTGAAAACCCAGCCGACAATCCCTTCGCCCGGTGAGACCCTGGTGTTTCGCACGACATCCGGCGGCAATCCGTAAGAAGCTTCGATCGTCAGCTCGGAACTTGTATCGTCGAAAAGCATGATGGAACCTGTGTCGGCATCCAGAACCTGGATATTCTTGTCCAGAATTTTTTTCAGCAACTGGCGGTAATCAAGCACAGAAGAAATGTCTTTGGAGACCTCGATCAGAATTTCCATTTCGTCGATCTTCTTGCGCAGGTCGATTCTCATTTTATCGAACTGTTCAGTCAATTCGCCGATTTCGTCATTGCTGCTGACTGTAAGCGACGTGGCCAGGTCTCCTCTTGCGATGTTCTGGGCTCCGATCACCAGTTTTTTCAGGGAAGCCGTGAAGTTGTGCGCCAGATACATGCTGATGAAAATAGCAATCAGAAAGCTGATCAGCAGCATATAGACAGCCTGATGAAACATTATATAAACTTTCTGATACGCTTCGTCAGATTCCTGCTCAACAATCACTCCCCAGTTGATCCTCAGATATTGTTTGAGTTCCTTCGAAGAGTAATAGTCTTTGAGCTTGGCATAGGCAGAGAGAAAATACTTCGCCCGCTCGCTGTCTTTGAATTCATTCCTGCCGCCGCCGCTCTGGCTGTTGAAGACCATGCGGGCAGCCGGATGGGTCTGCATCGGCCTGCAGATGACTTCCTGGCTGTTGGAGTGTGCCATCAGCCTGAAATTGTCGTCGATCACGAAAGCGAAGCCTGTGTGTCCTATCTGGATGCGGTTCACGATCGGCCAGATCTCCGTAAGATTGAGCTTGGCGATTATCACACCAACAAGTTGATACAGTTCATTCCGAATTTGAAATCCCATGTAGAGATACGGATAGGTTTTACCCCAGCGGGTAAAAAAAACCGGAGAAATGTATCCATGACTCTCACCGAAATAAAAAATCATCTGCCAGATCTGCGTAATTTCTTCCATTTCTTCTTTTTTTTCGGTGGTCAGGACATAGCCTTCTTTTTTCTTGATGGAAAGGCCGTCATAATCGGTAGAAATAAGGTAAAGTTCATCAAAAATCTCGAAATTTTCCACCAGGGATTTCAGTGAATGTTTGGCAGTTTCAAATTCCATCTTTTTCACTGAAGGATTTCTGATAGCGGTTTCGATGATGTTCTGCGCATTTTTGACGATCTGGTTGAGTTCCTGGGCTACGATATTGGCAATTTCAAGGTTCTGCTCGAGAACATTGTCTGTGATGGCGCTCTTGATTTCCATGACTGCGCCGTATCCTAGAAAAATCAAAGGAATAACCGCAATTCCAACGAAGGTGATGAGGAGCTTGGTGCGTAACGGGATTCTAATCGCTTTTTCAGTCATGCAGGGATTCCATCTTTAAAAAAACCTCGACTTATTTTATCAGAGTAATGTACTCAGAGGCAAATCACAGGCTGTTGAAAAACGGCCATCTGCTTCGTTGCACTCAACCTTGGTCAGTCACCGTACGTTTCAAGTGCGTCTTGACCAATAACTGCTTTATTGGTTTAGACGCACTAGATACGTTTCCTTCCCGCGGTTTCGTGCACCTTGCATCTGACCATTTTTGAACAGCCTGCTCTTGAAATGGTTTTTTCAACAAACTGATCAAAACTCACCTCTAGTTTTCGGAAAGGGTCGCCACAAAAGCTTCCAGTCTCATTAACTGCTGAGGCGATACTTTTCCGGGTTGTTCTCCTTCCAGGTACAGAGTTGGAAGTTTCAGTTCCCTGCGCATGATGAAAGGTTCAAGCTGCCTGTGGCAGAAACTCTGAAGGTAATGTACGAGCCCCCGGAGTTTTCTGATCCTGGATTCCTTTTTTATATCGGCAATTCTATTCATTACTGAATAGGGATACGTATAATGGAGATATGCATTGATAAATCCAGTGAGATCTGAGCCAAGTGAAAACTGCCTTGGGATTTCGCAGAAAACCACCCTGGCACCTAAATTTTCCAGCACCTCCAGGAGATCATCCATGATCGGTGGAACCCCGGTCAGACCAATGGGAATTTTTTTTTCACTCTCATTTTCCGGCTGATAGACCAGCTCAAGTTTTTTTCTGAAACTTTCAGGATCACCCCCGAAATCTGAAGAGGAAACCAGCAGATCAAAATACTGCCGCGAGTGAATCGACTTTAGTGTGTAAACCATGGCATCGATTTCCTGCAAGCGGTGCCGCAACGGCAGCAGGTCGAAAAAGACTGCTTCGGCCTGAGAGTAAGTAACTCCCAGATAAGACGAGAATCTGTCGATTTCCTGTCTCAGCTCTCCCGCGCTTTTTGATCTCGGATAAGAAAAAAAGTAAACGTCAATTCCCAGAAATTCGAAAATCTCGCCCAATGAAACGCAGTTTGAACAATCGCCAGGAAGCGGTATCACCACCCTCTTCAGTCCCATCAACCTGGTTACCGCATATACTCCCTTCACCCAGCTGCAGATGTTGCGGGGCAGCCCCTCGGACTCTGCCGAGGCGATTAAAGCTGCCGGATCATGCCGATTTATGAATACATTGTTCAGGTCAAGCGGAGTCAGCCCTGCTGCCAGGATCGGTTCCACAGGTATCATAGTGGTCATTCCGACTATCTTATTTTCAGCCATTTGTGTATCTGAGGAAGGATTCTTACCCGCGGGAAAAGGGAAAGAATCTCAGGCATTAATTCAAGGCATTTAGTAAAACCAGCTTGAAGATTGTTCGAATCAGGCTGCAGGATAAATTCGCATCTGTTGAAATCCGTGAAATTCTCAAGATAGTGCAATATTTTGCCGGATTCGCCGCATCCGACGACCAGCTTGAAATAAAGCCTCTTCCGGCTGGATAACTCGGCAAATTCGATCTGCTGCTCGAGCAGTCCGGCTTCAGGCTTGAGATCCATACTGATAATGTCGAGGTATCTTAAGATGCCGGACAGATCAAACGGCAGTGTCCCGTTCGTTTCCAGCAGCACCCTTTTTCTGAGCTTGAGAAAAAGAGGCAGGAACTCAGCGATGAATTCAGCCTGCAGAAGAGGTTCTCCTCCGGTCAGACAGCAGGTCGAATAGCCTGTGGAAGGACATGCGCTCAGCAGTTCTTCCGGCTCGAGCTGCAGGGTGGCCCGATGCTCCGTGTCGCAGTAACTGCAGGCCAGATTACAGCCGGAAAATCGGATAAAAAAATGAGGCTCCCCTGCAAAAACACCTTCGCCCTGAATCGACTGAAACAGTTCGCAAAGGCGGGCTTTCATCTAGGAATAACCTTGCAGCAGGCTTTCCTGATGGAATTATGCTCGTCCCGATAGATCCTGCATGCTTCCTGCGCCAGTTTGAAAGGCTTCACCTTCAGATCCGACAACCCGGCCGCTGCCACCGGACATCCAGCAGTTTCAATGTTCAGGCCGAAATGGATCAGCGCCGAAACCGGCGAAACAGTTGCGATCGACACGGAAAGTTTACCTCCGCGATAGTAAAGATCGTCTCCTTCCCGCCTGACGCCAGCGGGAAGCAGCTCCCGGATGATTGCTGCAAAAAGCCTCTGCCTGGCGACAGCTTCCGCTAAACCCATCCCGAAATGTTCCAGCAGAAAATGCAGCATTTTCGGGCTGTAGATGAAATCCCGATTCAGGCTGTCCTCAAGGTCGACAAGCTGTTCACGGACTTCACATTCTCCTGCAAATGCCACCAGGGCGTCACCGAGCAGCCCGAAATTTCTGTATATGAAATGCGGGGAAAGTTCAGCTCCGGTGTATTTGAGCTGTTTCTTATGCAATAAAATCTGCATCGAATCGAGCTGAAACTTCACTCTGCCTCCCGATTTTCCGGAATGCCCTGATCGCCCTCAGGCAGCTTTCGCATCTGCCGCACATTTTACTCCCTCCTGCATAGCAGGAATAAAACAAGTCGTATCCGTCATGATCGCGGATTATACCAGCAATCTCGTCTTTTTTCATCTTAATTACAGGGGTCAGCATCCGGACCGAGCTGGAAGTGCTGATTTTGAAAAAAGCATTCGCAGCTTCTACAAATTCAATGGTATTATCGGGAAAAGTCTCTCCCTCTTCGCTGTTAAATCCGGCTCCCACACGCTCAATTCCAGCTGCTTCCGCAATCGATGCCGCTATGTTCAAGAAAAGACCGTTCCGGTTGGGAAGCCAGACTGCAGCAGCGGATTTTTTCAGGGCCGTTTTGTCCTCCAGATCCAGATCCTGTGGAATTCCCGCTTGAGCTCCGGTCAGCGGAGATAAATTTGAAATTGATCTGTACCATGGCAGTGTCACCTGATGAAGCTTGCATAGATATTTTTCTGCCACGGCGTTTGCATGTTTCCGTTCCATGCGCAAGGCTTTCTGGCCATATGAAATAAAGAGCAGTTCGATCGGATGTTCCGCTTTTAAAAGATAAAAAGCAGCCAGGGAATCCAATCCACCTGAGAAAAGGTGCAGCACCTTTTCATTCGCAATATTCGACATAACAATTTTCACTTTCCCAGATGCGGACTGAGACCAGCTTGCAATCAGGATATTTCTGTTGAATCAGAAGATTGATTTTGGAATAACAGATCCGGCTGATGTTTTCAGAAGAGGGGGATAATTCCTTGAAATCAGCGAGATCATTCAAAAGAAAATGATCGTAATCAGAAATTGCAGAGATCACAATTTTTTTCAGTTCCTTGAAATCAATCAGGATTCCAAATTCATCCAGAGTGTTTCCCTGTACAAATGCCTCCACAAAAAAATTGTGCCCGTGCATTCTCCGGCATTCATGAGGATATCCCGGCAAAAAATGTGCAGCTGAAAACTTTTCCTTGATCTTTAAGGTATACATGTCACCTCTCTACTTGAAAATCTCAAAATATCTCCGCCCGATCAGTTCAGCCACATAATCATCAAATGCTTCACCCGGCACGCGCATGCCTTCTGGAAGCATCCTTTTCAAACCTCTGGGAGGATGCTCTTCGAAATATTTTTTCCTGCCTTCCAGGGTGGAATTTGTTTCGTTCACTTTAATCAACTCCAAACCCAGTTTTTCCAAGATCACCCAGGCACTTTTCATGGCAGTTCCGTCCCCCATTACGATCACTTTCACTCCAAACTCAGTCACCAGCGATTCTGCTGATTTGAACAGGTCCTCATTTGAGACAATTTGCCTGAAAAAACAAGAAGTGCGGGACAGCACTGCCAGCCCGCACTTTTCTGAACCCGGATCAACTGCAAGTATGATCATTCAGCACTCATTACTTCTTTGTTGATTTTTTCCACAGCCTGATTCAGTGCATCTTCCACTGACTTTTTTCCGTTCAGAGCAGCTTCCATTTCAGGATTGATAATTTCTTCGATTCGTCCATATCCTTTTAAAGGAGGCCTTGGAGCAGCAGTCTTCATCTGTTCCATAAAAGTACCCAGAATCGGATCCTTCTGTACTTCACTCGTGCCAAAAGCTTTAAGGTTGGTGGGAACCTGAGAAAGCTGTGAAGCCCATTTTCCCTGGAACTCATTGCCTGTGATATATCTCAGAAGACTGTATGCTTCTTTGGGGTACTTGCAGGATTTAAAAATAACCATGTCTGAACCGCCGACATTGGTAGAAGTCCCCTTGGATCCGGCCGGGATCATGGCAACGCCGAAGTTTACTCCAGACTTCTGAAAATTCTTGACATTCCAGGGGCCCATGAAAATCATGGCATACCGTCCGTTGAGAAAGCCCACTTCCGGGTTAATCGCCCCTGGAATCCAGGCACCACCTTCCACCTTTTCCTTCAGATACAGGTCCACCTTGAACTGAAGGGCTTTGATCGCCTGCTCCTTGTTCAGGAGACAGGTCTTGCCGTCCTCGCTGATAAATTCAGCTCCAAATGTGTTAAAAAACGGAAAAGACCACCAGAGGCTGTTGTCCATGCCAAAACCGTATTGATTGTTTTCGGGTCTGGTAAGAGCTTTAGCCGCGGTCAGAAATTGATCCCAGGTCTGAGGTGGTTTAGCAGGATCAAGACCGCACTTCTGAAAAAGATCCTTGTTGTAGAAAAGACAGACTCCTGTGATTTGATCG is from Candidatus Wallbacteria bacterium and encodes:
- a CDS encoding TatD family hydrolase, whose amino-acid sequence is MLLIDTHAHLNMSEFASDLTDVLKRATEAGVETVINVGFDRKSSQETIELADKNPNIFAVIGFHPHEAKGISEDDYSWLKSALSHPKVLALGEIGLDYHYDNSPRDLQRSVFVRQLEMARELGKKIVVHSREAALETREILFEHDGPTLLHCFSGSAEMAEEYLKKGYYLALGGAVTFKNARKPLEVLQRIGAEHLLLETDSPYMTPVPFRGKRNEPALLTLILKRVAEILSMPADQLADKTTGNARHFFEMD
- a CDS encoding HD domain-containing protein; amino-acid sequence: MAKLHATIIFVFSLLTAESCLLLYRSGQGIAALLISLLLFFYLALQILKRKEVRIYNLLFNPLALNIDWYLVALGFFQLLSLIFLTTDFTPALLSVQRIVVLSVLFIMMIDIFYDVKQLKSFLIDINQKLEEKLIEINNFQIISKALNSILDLERLLNMILDIATNLLKVEIVTLFLLDKENQLLVPKIYRGMTEEVAQRSNIKVGDRIVGYVAKTGENLLIKDIDLDPRFAHVRSQEKKYRTNSLVCVPLKIKDEVIGVLSVNNKINGREFNDSDLEMAMTMASQAAIAIENASLYENMHKSYISTVRALSAAIDAKDKYTSGHSTAVTEYTIPIAREMKLSQAEIEKLEYAGLLHDIGKIGVMEQILNKPGRLTNEEFGSIKKHPVIGFEILKSIDFLKDVTLLVRHHHERFDGKGYPDGLVGEAIPLGARIIAVADTFDAMTSDRPYRKGLPVEIALKEIRNCSGSQFDPRVVEAFVSAYDRGSIKLHVTGEELTKLADAAH
- a CDS encoding diguanylate cyclase → MTEKAIRIPLRTKLLITFVGIAVIPLIFLGYGAVMEIKSAITDNVLEQNLEIANIVAQELNQIVKNAQNIIETAIRNPSVKKMEFETAKHSLKSLVENFEIFDELYLISTDYDGLSIKKKEGYVLTTEKKEEMEEITQIWQMIFYFGESHGYISPVFFTRWGKTYPYLYMGFQIRNELYQLVGVIIAKLNLTEIWPIVNRIQIGHTGFAFVIDDNFRLMAHSNSQEVICRPMQTHPAARMVFNSQSGGGRNEFKDSERAKYFLSAYAKLKDYYSSKELKQYLRINWGVIVEQESDEAYQKVYIMFHQAVYMLLISFLIAIFISMYLAHNFTASLKKLVIGAQNIARGDLATSLTVSSNDEIGELTEQFDKMRIDLRKKIDEMEILIEVSKDISSVLDYRQLLKKILDKNIQVLDADTGSIMLFDDTSSELTIEASYGLPPDVVRNTRVSPGEGIVGWVFRIRKELIIFDTKKEPGFAELKGRSVEEGCLMSAPLIAKDKILGVVNVRKKVAYSFDKKDLDLFRALSIHAAIAIDNAKLYRQAVTDGLTKLYNHQYFQQKMDSEIERSRYSNKPFSMMITDIDHFKSFNDTYGHQVGDRVLRTVSRLLESSVREFDMVARYGGEEFAVICPGIGKDEAMIPAERIRKSVEEYEFMVDGKKVPITISIGVSEYGKDATEKKNLIECADRSLYYAKENGRNRVIKFSTEIIKNE
- a CDS encoding 2-hydroxyacyl-CoA dehydratase family protein, whose amino-acid sequence is MAENKIVGMTTMIPVEPILAAGLTPLDLNNVFINRHDPAALIASAESEGLPRNICSWVKGVYAVTRLMGLKRVVIPLPGDCSNCVSLGEIFEFLGIDVYFFSYPRSKSAGELRQEIDRFSSYLGVTYSQAEAVFFDLLPLRHRLQEIDAMVYTLKSIHSRQYFDLLVSSSDFGGDPESFRKKLELVYQPENESEKKIPIGLTGVPPIMDDLLEVLENLGARVVFCEIPRQFSLGSDLTGFINAYLHYTYPYSVMNRIADIKKESRIRKLRGLVHYLQSFCHRQLEPFIMRRELKLPTLYLEGEQPGKVSPQQLMRLEAFVATLSEN
- a CDS encoding 7-carboxy-7-deazaguanine synthase QueE, which translates into the protein MKARLCELFQSIQGEGVFAGEPHFFIRFSGCNLACSYCDTEHRATLQLEPEELLSACPSTGYSTCCLTGGEPLLQAEFIAEFLPLFLKLRKRVLLETNGTLPFDLSGILRYLDIISMDLKPEAGLLEQQIEFAELSSRKRLYFKLVVGCGESGKILHYLENFTDFNRCEFILQPDSNNLQAGFTKCLELMPEILSLFPRVRILPQIHKWLKIR
- a CDS encoding DUF366 family protein, coding for MKFQLDSMQILLHKKQLKYTGAELSPHFIYRNFGLLGDALVAFAGECEVREQLVDLEDSLNRDFIYSPKMLHFLLEHFGMGLAEAVARQRLFAAIIRELLPAGVRREGDDLYYRGGKLSVSIATVSPVSALIHFGLNIETAGCPVAAAGLSDLKVKPFKLAQEACRIYRDEHNSIRKACCKVIPR
- a CDS encoding 7-cyano-7-deazaguanine synthase; the encoded protein is MSNIANEKVLHLFSGGLDSLAAFYLLKAEHPIELLFISYGQKALRMERKHANAVAEKYLCKLHQVTLPWYRSISNLSPLTGAQAGIPQDLDLEDKTALKKSAAAVWLPNRNGLFLNIAASIAEAAGIERVGAGFNSEEGETFPDNTIEFVEAANAFFKISTSSSVRMLTPVIKMKKDEIAGIIRDHDGYDLFYSCYAGGSKMCGRCESCLRAIRAFRKIGRQSEVSARFDADFIA
- the queD gene encoding 6-carboxytetrahydropterin synthase QueD — protein: MYTLKIKEKFSAAHFLPGYPHECRRMHGHNFFVEAFVQGNTLDEFGILIDFKELKKIVISAISDYDHFLLNDLADFKELSPSSENISRICYSKINLLIQQKYPDCKLVSVRIWESENCYVEYCE
- a CDS encoding resolvase, with the translated sequence MIILAVDPGSEKCGLAVLSRTSCFFRQIVSNEDLFKSAESLVTEFGVKVIVMGDGTAMKSAWVILEKLGLELIKVNETNSTLEGRKKYFEEHPPRGLKRMLPEGMRVPGEAFDDYVAELIGRRYFEIFK
- a CDS encoding extracellular solute-binding protein → MRILACLLAVLFIAGCGGEKTVSNGKILLNVWESYNNEEHELFQKLIKDYQDRNPGIEIKVSQIPWVGHEAKYRTSLTVEGAPDLGRIDTGFLAELVSNDAVLALDEFGVRELESEFVKAALYSNIYKGKIYGLPDQITGVCLFYNKDLFQKCGLDPAKPPQTWDQFLTAAKALTRPENNQYGFGMDNSLWWSFPFFNTFGAEFISEDGKTCLLNKEQAIKALQFKVDLYLKEKVEGGAWIPGAINPEVGFLNGRYAMIFMGPWNVKNFQKSGVNFGVAMIPAGSKGTSTNVGGSDMVIFKSCKYPKEAYSLLRYITGNEFQGKWASQLSQVPTNLKAFGTSEVQKDPILGTFMEQMKTAAPRPPLKGYGRIEEIINPEMEAALNGKKSVEDALNQAVEKINKEVMSAE